A stretch of the Candidatus Binataceae bacterium genome encodes the following:
- a CDS encoding LLM class flavin-dependent oxidoreductase, whose product MGPGESQRNPTILGGNKFKLAVFGSNCSGGRAATTVPERWPNSWEGNRRLALMCDEAGIECMVPIGRWKGYGGKTDFEGRTFETITWACGLLACTRRLTVFGTVHVPIFHPVLAAKQMVTADHIGRGRFGLNIVCGWNQDEFDMFGTRQDSHEDRYVRGQEWWDIVRRIWAGEGPFDYDGRYYHLRNVIGAPLPWGGKRPVMMNAGSSDTGRLFAARNSDLLFDQPYFLDKARERIAQAQQIAAEHGHSVQVFTSGSVVCRPTQQEADDYFHYFARENADEAAIDGMFRVSFTPGNSRALTAETAQAIRTRFAAGYGGMLAVGDPDHVAGELKKLADAGFAGFAFSFVNYTDELPFFVQEVLPRLERMGLREPLRA is encoded by the coding sequence ATGGGGCCAGGCGAGAGTCAGCGCAATCCAACGATTCTGGGCGGCAATAAATTCAAGTTGGCGGTGTTCGGCTCCAACTGCTCGGGCGGACGTGCCGCGACCACGGTGCCGGAGCGCTGGCCGAATAGTTGGGAGGGTAACCGCCGGCTAGCTTTGATGTGCGACGAGGCGGGAATCGAATGCATGGTCCCCATCGGGCGCTGGAAAGGGTACGGGGGCAAAACTGATTTCGAAGGGCGAACTTTCGAGACCATTACCTGGGCTTGCGGCCTACTGGCTTGTACCCGCCGATTGACGGTGTTCGGCACCGTGCATGTGCCTATCTTTCATCCGGTACTGGCGGCCAAGCAGATGGTCACGGCCGACCATATCGGACGTGGCCGCTTCGGACTCAACATCGTATGCGGATGGAATCAGGATGAGTTCGATATGTTCGGTACTCGCCAGGACTCGCACGAAGACCGCTATGTGCGAGGCCAGGAATGGTGGGATATCGTGCGACGGATCTGGGCCGGGGAGGGGCCGTTCGATTACGATGGCCGCTATTACCACCTGCGCAACGTCATCGGGGCGCCGCTGCCTTGGGGCGGCAAGCGGCCGGTGATGATGAATGCTGGCAGTTCGGATACCGGCCGGCTGTTTGCTGCGCGCAATTCGGACCTGCTCTTCGATCAACCCTACTTTCTGGACAAGGCGCGCGAGCGAATTGCGCAGGCCCAGCAAATCGCTGCGGAGCACGGGCACAGCGTGCAGGTCTTTACCTCGGGATCGGTAGTTTGCCGCCCGACGCAGCAAGAAGCTGACGACTATTTTCATTACTTCGCGCGCGAAAACGCCGACGAGGCGGCTATCGATGGCATGTTTCGCGTCTCCTTTACACCAGGAAACTCACGCGCTTTGACCGCGGAAACGGCGCAGGCGATTCGGACCCGCTTTGCGGCCGGTTACGGCGGGATGCTGGCGGTGGGCGATCCCGACCATGTGGCGGGCGAGTTGAAGAAATTGGCTGATGCGGGTTTCGCCGGTTTCGCCTTCAGTTTCGTCAATTATACCGACGAATTGCCGTTCTTCGTGCAAGAAGTGCTGCCACGCCTGGAAAGGATGGGTCTGCGCGAGCCGCTGCGCGCTTAA
- a CDS encoding Xaa-Pro peptidase family protein, with the protein MEAGVDDLLPRLSLAERDRRYMRVRAAMAIAGLDLLIAPASTSRWEQTMADSRYLTSIGGFGTESLTIFPRDGEVVAYVFNRAAFWRRAQDWVTDVRDGHNRWADNIRERLNELGLERGRIGIAGLDGLTRSPDGVVPNGTLRRLSAAMPALEIVDATELMSQARAIKSPEEIGLIRRATEIAEAMAASLRELRPGASERTAYAGLVQNLVSLGGELPAMIIVGSGPEITSGNFVPTSRQLQAGDLIVGEMEGRYAGYSGQIVRPATLGPPRSAYSDLFAIARACFEAVLQTLKAGVSLREVMAVYDRTIAREGGGHLTPAYPLMHARGLGDEYPAVLTPRDLDRLGNVHLQAGMVFVLKPRAGRPGGGSAQVGDTVVVGERGGYRLGHQPLELIEVPWPTR; encoded by the coding sequence ATGGAAGCTGGTGTCGACGATTTGCTTCCCCGCCTCTCGCTCGCCGAGCGGGATCGGCGCTATATGCGGGTGCGCGCGGCGATGGCTATCGCCGGCCTCGATCTCCTCATCGCTCCTGCCAGTACGTCGCGCTGGGAGCAGACCATGGCGGACTCACGCTACCTAACCTCAATTGGTGGTTTCGGCACCGAGAGCTTGACCATCTTCCCGCGCGATGGCGAGGTCGTCGCCTATGTCTTCAACCGCGCCGCCTTCTGGCGTCGGGCCCAGGACTGGGTCACCGACGTCCGTGACGGCCACAATCGCTGGGCCGACAACATCCGCGAACGCTTGAACGAACTGGGCTTGGAGCGCGGCCGAATCGGAATCGCTGGCTTGGACGGCCTGACCCGCTCCCCCGATGGAGTAGTGCCCAACGGCACCTTGCGCCGACTGAGCGCTGCCATGCCAGCGTTGGAAATCGTCGATGCCACCGAATTGATGAGTCAGGCGCGCGCCATTAAAAGCCCCGAGGAAATCGGGCTGATTCGACGCGCGACCGAAATCGCCGAAGCGATGGCGGCCTCGCTGCGCGAATTGCGACCTGGCGCCAGCGAACGCACCGCTTATGCCGGCTTGGTCCAAAATCTGGTCAGCCTGGGCGGCGAGCTGCCGGCTATGATCATCGTGGGCAGCGGTCCTGAAATCACCAGCGGCAATTTCGTTCCTACCTCGCGCCAGTTACAAGCCGGAGATCTGATCGTTGGCGAGATGGAGGGGCGCTATGCTGGCTATTCGGGCCAGATCGTCCGCCCCGCCACGCTCGGCCCACCGCGGTCCGCCTATAGCGATCTGTTCGCCATCGCGCGCGCCTGCTTCGAAGCGGTGCTCCAAACGCTGAAGGCGGGCGTAAGCCTGCGCGAGGTGATGGCGGTCTACGACCGTACGATCGCACGTGAGGGCGGCGGCCACCTCACTCCCGCTTATCCATTAATGCATGCGCGAGGATTGGGTGACGAATATCCCGCGGTACTCACACCACGCGACCTCGATCGCCTGGGCAACGTGCATCTACAGGCCGGGATGGTCTTCGTACTCAAGCCGCGCGCCGGCCGCCCAGGCGGTGGCAGTGCTCAGGTCGGCGACACCGTGGTCGTTGGCGAGCGCGGCGGATACCGCTTAGGCCACCAGCCCCTGGAATTGATCGAGGTACCATGGCCAACACGCTGA
- a CDS encoding histidine phosphatase family protein, whose protein sequence is MALGPFGAADKLKESGRPATIVLLMRHGETAWNREGRVMGRQPVDLDQAGREQVERAVPLARILAPEVILSSPLARARQSAQIIADGVGIGQVFSDPRLEEVRYGTWENKTYHQLIQDPHYVGYRRAPLESRTPGGETIADVQGRGVAAVEAAIAAYGGRRLLLVSHGDIIRTILCHYLRLELQHFHRLRVDNATFFGLEIGDDFAEIKFMNLLPDPERAFKLPFKRD, encoded by the coding sequence ATGGCGCTGGGGCCGTTCGGAGCGGCGGACAAACTCAAGGAAAGCGGGCGCCCTGCGACAATCGTGCTGTTGATGCGGCACGGCGAGACCGCCTGGAATCGCGAGGGGCGGGTGATGGGTCGCCAGCCGGTAGACCTTGACCAAGCCGGGCGCGAGCAGGTCGAGCGCGCGGTCCCGTTGGCGCGCATCCTGGCGCCAGAGGTAATCCTATCAAGCCCGTTGGCGCGCGCACGGCAGTCCGCCCAAATCATTGCCGACGGCGTCGGCATCGGCCAAGTTTTCAGCGACCCACGGTTGGAAGAAGTTCGCTACGGCACCTGGGAAAATAAGACCTATCATCAGCTCATCCAGGATCCCCATTATGTGGGCTACCGGCGGGCGCCGCTAGAGAGCCGAACGCCGGGGGGCGAGACAATTGCCGACGTGCAGGGTCGCGGGGTAGCCGCTGTGGAGGCCGCGATCGCGGCCTATGGCGGCCGGCGGCTTCTGCTGGTATCTCACGGCGACATTATCCGCACGATTTTGTGCCATTACTTGCGGCTGGAATTGCAGCATTTCCATCGTCTGCGAGTGGACAACGCTACTTTCTTCGGGCTGGAGATCGGCGACGACTTTGCCGAGATCAAATTTATGAACCTGCTGCCCGATCCCGAGCGTGCTTTCAAGCTGCCCTTCAAACGCGATTGA
- the moeB gene encoding molybdopterin-synthase adenylyltransferase MoeB: MAKTAKNLLDEARASVRDIGVEEARELLARQPGTVIIDVRESDEWRQGHIPEAIFIPRGFLEMRIEEKVPNRDTPVILQCASGTRSLYAARALRDLGYSKLYNLTGGFNAWKDKGQPWVADRQFSAEELTRYSRHFLIPEVGETGQAKLLDSKVLLLGAGALGSPAGLYLAAAGVGTIGFVDFDVVDLSNLQRQIIHGTDRVGMLKTESAQKSIAAINPGVKVVRHDVRLSSENVMEIVAGYDVVVNCSDNFPTRYLINDACVFAKKPLVDGAIFQFEGNATVFHPAQGGPCYRCLYPEPPPPGAAPSCAEAGVLGVLPGLVGSIEALEAIKLILGVGKPLIGTMVYFDTLSDRDYVRLMRIRRDPECPVCGEHPTQTKLIDYEAFCGLAEGPAVSANGHVATGEAAQLGGK; this comes from the coding sequence ATGGCTAAAACGGCGAAAAATCTGTTAGATGAAGCGCGCGCCAGCGTGCGCGACATCGGGGTGGAAGAGGCGCGGGAGCTGCTTGCCCGCCAGCCTGGCACCGTAATCATCGATGTACGCGAGAGCGACGAGTGGCGCCAGGGACATATTCCCGAAGCGATTTTCATTCCGCGCGGGTTTTTGGAGATGCGGATCGAGGAGAAGGTGCCCAATCGCGACACTCCGGTGATCCTGCAATGCGCTTCGGGTACCCGCTCGCTGTATGCCGCGCGCGCCCTGCGGGACCTGGGCTACAGCAAGCTCTACAATCTGACCGGCGGCTTCAACGCCTGGAAGGACAAAGGCCAGCCCTGGGTCGCCGACCGTCAGTTCAGCGCCGAGGAGCTGACTCGCTACTCGCGCCATTTTCTCATCCCCGAGGTAGGCGAGACCGGTCAGGCCAAGTTGCTTGATAGCAAGGTTTTGCTGCTGGGCGCCGGCGCGCTGGGTTCGCCGGCAGGATTGTATCTGGCGGCGGCCGGAGTGGGCACAATCGGGTTCGTGGATTTCGATGTCGTTGATCTGTCTAACCTCCAGCGCCAGATCATTCACGGCACCGACCGGGTCGGGATGCTAAAAACGGAGTCGGCGCAGAAATCGATCGCGGCGATCAATCCCGGAGTCAAGGTCGTACGCCACGACGTGCGGCTGAGTTCCGAGAACGTAATGGAAATCGTGGCGGGCTACGACGTGGTGGTCAATTGCAGCGATAATTTTCCCACCCGTTACCTGATCAACGATGCTTGCGTGTTCGCCAAAAAGCCGCTGGTCGATGGCGCGATCTTCCAGTTCGAGGGCAACGCCACGGTCTTCCATCCTGCCCAGGGTGGTCCGTGCTATCGCTGCCTGTACCCGGAGCCGCCACCTCCGGGCGCGGCGCCGTCGTGCGCCGAGGCTGGGGTGCTGGGCGTGCTGCCGGGGCTGGTGGGCTCGATCGAGGCACTGGAGGCGATCAAGCTGATTTTGGGAGTGGGCAAACCCTTGATTGGGACCATGGTGTACTTCGATACCCTGTCGGACCGCGACTATGTGCGGCTGATGCGGATACGGCGGGATCCCGAATGTCCGGTCTGCGGCGAGCATCCGACCCAGACCAAGCTCATCGACTACGAGGCTTTTTGCGGCTTGGCGGAAGGGCCGGCAGTGTCAGCCAACGGCCATGTGGCGACGGGAGAAGCCGCCCAGCTCGGCGGCAAGTAA
- a CDS encoding peroxiredoxin produces MPRPERPQIGDQFPADWVLPNQFGEEVRLGSFAGRNLVLYFYPADDTPGCTVEGKEFRELYEEFRALDCEVVGVSVDSVQSHRRFAERHDLRFPLLSDREGKLARWLGVMGEQVAERATFVIDRELRVRRCFEAVHPRGHAQQVLDFVRSLLESHRMLGG; encoded by the coding sequence ATGCCACGCCCTGAGCGGCCGCAGATAGGCGATCAGTTCCCGGCCGATTGGGTGCTGCCCAACCAGTTCGGCGAAGAGGTGCGACTGGGCAGTTTTGCTGGCCGAAACCTGGTACTCTATTTCTATCCGGCTGACGATACGCCTGGCTGTACCGTGGAGGGCAAGGAATTCCGCGAGCTGTACGAGGAGTTCCGCGCCCTGGATTGTGAGGTGGTGGGAGTCAGCGTCGATTCGGTCCAGTCCCATCGCCGCTTCGCCGAGCGCCACGACCTGCGCTTCCCTCTGCTATCTGATCGCGAAGGGAAATTGGCGCGCTGGTTGGGCGTGATGGGCGAGCAGGTGGCCGAGCGTGCCACTTTCGTCATTGATCGAGAGCTGCGAGTGCGGCGATGTTTCGAAGCGGTGCATCCGCGCGGCCACGCTCAGCAAGTGCTCGACTTCGTCCGCTCGCTGCTGGAGTCCCATCGGATGCTGGGAGGCTGA
- the thiC gene encoding phosphomethylpyrimidine synthase ThiC: MTQLEAARKGQITEQMIEVAEDEGLTAEGIRELVASGEVVIPRNHHHEFRAIGIGKGLRTKVNANIGASNFHQLLEEEIEKLYTATRYGADSVMDLSTGTDLDRIRQELLSRCPVMLGTVPIYQVASEGSILELDAEFFLEIIERQARQGVDYMTLHCGVTRESVHRLRQHERIEGIVSRGGALTAAWIERTGRENPLYEYFDKVCEILREHDVTISLGDGLRPGATGDATDRGQIGELLVLGELTQRARAAGVQVMIEGPGHVPLDQIEANVRLEKRICAGAPFYVLGPLTCDVAPGYDHITGAIGGAIASAAGTDFLCYVTPAEHLRLPDIDDVREGVIATRIAAHSGDLVKGVRAAKLWNDQMSRFRKALNWEGMYAMAMDPDKARRYKEESEAAGSNVCTMCGSLCSINVDNAAIKFAKRRAEQSAEAHATP, from the coding sequence ATGACTCAATTGGAAGCGGCACGCAAAGGCCAGATAACCGAACAGATGATTGAAGTGGCAGAGGACGAAGGGTTGACCGCCGAAGGTATCCGCGAGCTGGTGGCTAGCGGCGAAGTGGTTATCCCGCGCAATCATCATCACGAATTTCGCGCGATTGGGATTGGAAAGGGGCTGCGCACCAAGGTCAATGCCAATATCGGCGCTTCTAACTTCCATCAATTGTTGGAAGAGGAGATCGAGAAGCTATACACGGCCACCCGTTACGGAGCTGACTCGGTGATGGACCTCTCCACCGGGACTGATCTGGACCGGATCCGGCAAGAGTTGCTCTCGCGCTGCCCGGTGATGTTGGGCACGGTGCCGATTTACCAGGTCGCCTCTGAAGGGTCGATTCTGGAGCTGGACGCGGAGTTTTTCCTAGAGATTATCGAACGGCAGGCGCGCCAGGGAGTCGATTACATGACCCTGCATTGCGGGGTGACCCGCGAGAGCGTCCATCGCTTGCGCCAACATGAGCGGATCGAGGGGATAGTCTCGCGCGGCGGCGCCTTGACCGCAGCCTGGATCGAGCGGACTGGGCGCGAAAATCCACTTTACGAATATTTTGACAAGGTCTGCGAAATTCTGCGTGAACACGACGTGACTATTTCCTTGGGCGACGGCCTGCGCCCGGGTGCCACCGGAGATGCGACCGATCGCGGCCAGATTGGCGAGCTGCTGGTGCTGGGCGAGCTGACTCAGCGCGCGCGCGCCGCCGGCGTGCAGGTGATGATTGAGGGACCGGGCCATGTGCCGTTGGATCAGATCGAGGCCAACGTACGGCTGGAAAAACGTATCTGCGCGGGCGCTCCTTTTTATGTGCTGGGGCCGCTGACCTGCGACGTGGCGCCCGGCTATGACCACATCACGGGCGCAATTGGCGGTGCGATTGCTTCGGCAGCGGGAACCGATTTCCTGTGCTACGTGACCCCGGCCGAGCATCTGCGCTTGCCCGATATTGATGACGTGCGCGAGGGTGTGATCGCCACCCGCATCGCGGCTCACTCCGGCGATTTGGTCAAGGGTGTGCGGGCGGCCAAGCTGTGGAATGACCAGATGTCGCGCTTTCGCAAGGCGCTCAACTGGGAGGGGATGTACGCCATGGCGATGGATCCCGATAAGGCGCGCCGCTACAAAGAAGAAAGCGAAGCCGCGGGTTCCAACGTCTGTACCATGTGCGGCTCGTTATGCTCGATCAACGTGGACAACGCCGCCATCAAGTTCGCCAAGCGGCGTGCTGAACAGTCGGCGGAAGCCCATGCCACGCCCTGA
- a CDS encoding NADH-quinone oxidoreductase subunit I encodes MSLAERIYLPEFLRGLMITNYHFVRNLALHLAHAMGLARTRRAALTVQYPAERKRYSEVYRGSHRLTLRPDGGVRCTACYLCATACPAQCIYIEAGEHPDPNVEKFPVRYEIDTLRCIYCGLCVEACPCDAIRMDTYVHPRIWGFDRRDFVETKEALMHRSEVLATAGREGNMDEMLAWYNEQAREVFNPVRPELKTYTGRAQPQPWQSQRVPEVVAIARHKPTDSAE; translated from the coding sequence ATGAGCTTAGCGGAGCGGATTTATTTGCCCGAATTTCTCCGCGGCTTGATGATCACCAATTACCATTTTGTGCGCAACTTGGCCCTCCATCTGGCGCACGCCATGGGCTTGGCGCGCACCCGCCGGGCCGCCCTGACGGTGCAATATCCGGCTGAGCGCAAGCGCTACTCAGAGGTCTATCGCGGCAGCCATCGGCTGACCTTGCGACCCGATGGCGGGGTGCGATGCACGGCCTGCTATCTATGCGCGACCGCCTGCCCGGCGCAATGTATATATATCGAGGCCGGGGAACACCCCGATCCCAACGTCGAGAAGTTTCCGGTGCGCTATGAGATCGATACTCTGCGCTGTATCTACTGCGGCCTTTGCGTGGAAGCCTGCCCATGCGACGCGATCCGAATGGACACCTACGTTCATCCTCGGATTTGGGGCTTTGACCGCAGGGATTTCGTCGAGACCAAGGAAGCTTTGATGCATCGCTCCGAGGTGCTAGCGACGGCCGGCCGCGAGGGCAACATGGATGAGATGCTGGCTTGGTACAACGAGCAGGCGCGCGAGGTCTTCAACCCGGTGCGCCCCGAACTCAAGACTTATACCGGGCGTGCCCAGCCCCAGCCCTGGCAAAGCCAGCGCGTGCCGGAGGTGGTCGCGATCGCGCGCCACAAGCCGACGGATTCGGCCGAATAA